From the genome of Pseudomonas hamedanensis:
CTTCTACATAGGGTCAGCGGCGACATGCCTAAGTGTGAGGCGGGTATACGTGGGTATAGGCGCAACCCTTGGCGCGAGTCAGTCGGGCCGGTTGACGATGGCGTCGATGCACTTCAGCAGTTCGCCGCAGGGGAAGGGCTTGGGAAAGTAGGCCACCGGTGCAGTTGATTGCGCGCTGACCTGGGGAGGAGATCCTTGGTAGCCGGTAATGAATATGATCGGAATGCGCGCTCCTTGAGCGCAGAGCAGGTCATGCATTTCTATCCCGGACAGACCCGGCATCTGGATGTCCGAGATCAGGCAGCGGGTGTTGTGCGCGGCGGGGCACGCCAGAAACGCTTCGGCTGTGGCGAACAGTTGCACGGTGTAGCCGTTGGACCGCAGCAGACTGTCTAGTGCCAGGCGCACGGACTCGTCGTCATCGACAACCGAAACAACAGCAGTGTGGGCCATTTCTTTCCCTGGGCTCTTGCGGGTAGCCCAGCAAGGACGCCCGCCATGTCGGCAAGATACGCCGCTCACGCGGGCGGCGTACTTATACGTGTGTATAGAAATTCGTTTGAGCTTTAACCAATTACCCGTGGCGGGCGGCAAGTCGTCAGCGTGAGAATCGACTGCGGTATTCGCGCGGCGTGATCGAGAGGTGACGCTGGAAGGCATAGCGCATGCGGTCTTCATCCCCGAAGCCGCACAGCTGCGCGATCTGATCGATGTTGCGCTGCGAGTCTTCGAGCAAGCGTCGCGCCGCTTCAAGGCGAAACAGTTCCAGGGCTTTCGCGGGTGTCCGACCGACCTTGTGCTTGTAGACGCGGGCGAAGTTGCGGGTGCTCATTTGCGCCTGGCGGGCCATCGCTTCGACTGTCAGGCGGCTGTCGCCGAGGTTGTCGCTCAGCCACAGGTGCAAGTCGTCGAAGCCGCCACGGTCGTCGGTCTGCGATTGCAGCAACTGGCTGAATTGCGCCTGACCGCCGGGCCGTTTGAGAAATACCACCAGCTCACGCGCAACTTCCAGGGCAATGTCGCGGCCGCAATCGGCTTCGACCAGCGCCAGTGCCATGTCGATGCCGGTGGTCACGCCTGCCGATGTCCACAGCGTGCCTTGCTGGATGAAGATCGCGTCGAGGTCGACATTGACCGTCGGGAAACCGCTCTTGAGCGTGTCGCACATTGCCCAGTGTGTGGTCGCCCGCAAACCGTTGAGCAAGCCGGCCTCAGCCAGCAGAAACGTACCGCTGCAAACCGAGGCGACGCGCTTGGCCTTGGGCGCTGCCTGACGCAACCAGCCAACCAGCGCGCGATTGTCTATCAACGCCTGACGAATATCCGGCGCGCCGGGCACGAGCAACGTATCAATGCTCACATCGTTGAGCTGGCTCAATGAGGTGGTCTGGACCGACAGGCCTTCGGCGGTGGCGATCAATCCGCCCTGCACACTGGCCGTGTGCATGCTGTATCCCGGCAGACCGCGCAGCGCCAGGGCTTTGGAGGCAGACCAGAACACAGTCTGTGCACCGGTCAGGTCCAGCAGACCCATTCGCGGATACGCCAGAAACAACAAGGTGCGCGGTTGCGTGCGCAGAGCGTTGAGCGAGGGAGTGTCGGGCAGCATCGAATTCATGGCGGCGTCAGGGCTCTGTTGTCGTCACGGCTGGCGAACAAGGGCACGGGTGCGTGGGTTTGCCGGATTGACGGTTATAAGTCATAAGTTCCCTGTGCGCCAGCCGCAGCCGCGGCGGTAAGAGCGCCCTCATCCTGACGATGCAAATACGCAGCGAGCGTCAGGGAGAGGGCGGGCCTTCAAC
Proteins encoded in this window:
- a CDS encoding GlxA family transcriptional regulator, producing the protein MNSMLPDTPSLNALRTQPRTLLFLAYPRMGLLDLTGAQTVFWSASKALALRGLPGYSMHTASVQGGLIATAEGLSVQTTSLSQLNDVSIDTLLVPGAPDIRQALIDNRALVGWLRQAAPKAKRVASVCSGTFLLAEAGLLNGLRATTHWAMCDTLKSGFPTVNVDLDAIFIQQGTLWTSAGVTTGIDMALALVEADCGRDIALEVARELVVFLKRPGGQAQFSQLLQSQTDDRGGFDDLHLWLSDNLGDSRLTVEAMARQAQMSTRNFARVYKHKVGRTPAKALELFRLEAARRLLEDSQRNIDQIAQLCGFGDEDRMRYAFQRHLSITPREYRSRFSR
- a CDS encoding response regulator transcription factor — its product is MAHTAVVSVVDDDESVRLALDSLLRSNGYTVQLFATAEAFLACPAAHNTRCLISDIQMPGLSGIEMHDLLCAQGARIPIIFITGYQGSPPQVSAQSTAPVAYFPKPFPCGELLKCIDAIVNRPD